Proteins co-encoded in one Brassica rapa cultivar Chiifu-401-42 chromosome A02, CAAS_Brap_v3.01, whole genome shotgun sequence genomic window:
- the LOC103852155 gene encoding protein DYAD isoform X1 yields the protein MIETMFVKRYPIRGASAAKNPSPPPPSHIRVGSYYEIDSSVLPLRSSTPEQLKSIRIVMVVKPHVVSFSPHVFSKTDLFIYFFFFAQVNKVTGRHVTLRYPSMYSLRSYFDFAGLNRTKPENKNKNKKSGGGSLLPVLDEGYVTTADLAGDLLYRRIPPHEVSLSRKSWSFWVSDDSHPAKARLYRAISPEGKCWSELRSRGMIKWGKRLRVRYQSRHIDCNNNKSCSRLKEEDDGTGKRKVSESKAETLAKRAKVFDQKMDNQIVVYKRDEIESSDLRAEKRRFNVSEKKKENQIVVYTRRSEKSFIDRWSVERYKLAEKNMLKVMKEKNAVFGNSMLRAELRSEARKLIGDTGLLDHLLKHMAGKVAPGGQDRFRRKHNADGAMEYWLESSDLVNLRKEAGVEDPYWTPPLGWKIGDSPTQDPVCAGEIRDIREELASLKREMEKLASKKEEEELAIMTTPKSCVTSQNVDHDSMMTPAKEIYADLLKKKSKIEDQLVVIAETLRKMEEDMGWLKKTVDENCPRMPDSTEMPFLLEDSPMFKTQEGEVKENQITESPQKARKDSRQGEPSLIHNTGFRICRPVASFSWPKLPALVAATDTDEFASSPSHRPSPVLPFPFTLRSPETPTNLFDL from the exons ATGATT GAAACGATGTTCGTGAAAAGGTATCCGATCAGAGGAGCCTCCGCCGCTAAAAACCCTTCGCCGCCACCGCCATCGCACATAAGAGTGGGATCTTACTACGAAATCGATTCCTCCGTCCTCCCACTGAGATCATCGACGCCGGAGCAGCTCAAATCCATCAGAATCGTCATGGTAGTAAAACCTCACGTTGTTTCCTTCTCTCCTCACGTTTTCTCAAAgactgatttatttatttatttttttttttttgctcaggTGAACAAAGTCACGGGACGTCACGTGACTCTCCGTTACCCGAGCATGTACTCTCTCAGATCGTATTTCGATTTCGCCGGTCTAAACCGGACTAAACCGGAGAATAAGAATAAGAATAAGAAGAGTGGTGGTGGTAGTCTTCTTCCGGTTCTGGACGAGGGGTATGTGACGACGGCGGATCTAGCCGGAGACTTGCTCTACAGAAGAATCCCACCTCACGAGGTTTCTCTGAGTAGAAAGTCCTGGAGTTTCTGGGTTTCCGACGATTCTCATCCGGCGAAGGCTAGACTCTACCGCGCGATTTCGCCTGAGGGAAAGTGCTGGTCTGAGCTGAGATCGAGAGGGATGATCAAGTGGGGGAAGAGGTTGCGCGTCCGTTACCAGAGCCGCCATATTGACTGTAACAACAACAAGAGTTGTAGTAGACTCAAGGAGGAAGATGATGGGACTGGTAAGAGGAAGGTGAGTGAATCCAAGGCTGAGACTCTTGCTAAGAGGGCTAAGGTGTTTGATCAGAAGATGGATAATCAAATCGTGGTTTATAAGAGGGATGAGATTGAAAGCAGTGATCTTCGAGCTGAGAAGAGAAGATTCAACGTAtctgagaagaagaaggagaatcaGATTGTGGTTTATACGAGGAGATCAGAGAAGAGCTTTATTGACAGATGGTCTGTTGAGAG GTACAAACTTGCGGAGAAGAACATGTTAAAAGTGATGAAGGAGAAGAACGCAGTGTTTGGTAACTCCATGCTCAGGGCAGAGTTGAGGTCAGaagcaaggaagctgattggggACACGGGTCTTTTAGATCATCTGCTTAAGCACATGGCGGGGAAGGTGGCTCCTGGAGGTCAAGACCGGTTTAGGAGAAAACACAATGCAGATGGAGCTATGGAGTATTGGTTGGAGAGTTCTGATTTGGTTAACTTAAGGAAAGAAGCTGGAGTCGAAGATCCTTATTGGACACCTCCACTTGGTTGGAAGATTGGTGATAGTCCTACTCAAGATCCTGTCTGCGCTGGTGAAATCCGTGACATCAGAGAAGAATTAGCTTCCCTGAAAAG AGAGATGGAGAAACTCGCGTCAAAgaaagaggaggaggagcttGCTATCATGACTACACCTAAATCTTGTGTTACTAGTCAGAACGTGGACCATGATAGCATGATGACTCCAGCAAAG GAAATCTACGCTGATCTGCTGAAGAAGAAATCCAAAATTGAGGACCAGCTAGTGGTAATTGCAGAAACCTTGCGCAAAATGGAG GAAGACATGGGATGGCTTAAGAAAACAGTGGACGAGAACTGTCCTAGGATGCCAGACTCAACGGAGATGCCTTTTCTACTAGAGGATTCACCAATGTTTAAGACACAAGAAGGAGAAGTGAAGGAAAATCAAATCACGGAGTCACCTCAAAAAGCTAGGAAAGATAGTCGACAAGGAGAACCATCACTTATACACAACACTGGTTTCAGAATCTGCAGGCCTGTGGCGAGTTTCTCCTGGCCTAAACTGCCTGCCCTTGTTGCTGCAACTGATACTGATGAGTTTGCTTCTTCGCCGAGTCACCGACCATCTCCCGTCCTGCCTTTTCCATTCACCCTCCGTTCCCCAGAAACTCCAACAAATCTCTTTGACCTTTAA
- the LOC103852155 gene encoding protein DYAD isoform X3, whose protein sequence is MIETMFVKRYPIRGASAAKNPSPPPPSHIRVGSYYEIDSSVLPLRSSTPEQLKSIRIVMVNKVTGRHVTLRYPSMYSLRSYFDFAGLNRTKPENKNKNKKSGGGSLLPVLDEGYVTTADLAGDLLYRRIPPHEVSLSRKSWSFWVSDDSHPAKARLYRAISPEGKCWSELRSRGMIKWGKRLRVRYQSRHIDCNNNKSCSRLKEEDDGTGKRKVSESKAETLAKRAKVFDQKMDNQIVVYKRDEIESSDLRAEKRRFNVSEKKKENQIVVYTRRSEKSFIDRWSVERYKLAEKNMLKVMKEKNAVFGNSMLRAELRSEARKLIGDTGLLDHLLKHMAGKVAPGGQDRFRRKHNADGAMEYWLESSDLVNLRKEAGVEDPYWTPPLGWKIGDSPTQDPVCAGEIRDIREELASLKREMEKLASKKEEEELAIMTTPKSCVTSQNVDHDSMMTPAKEIYADLLKKKSKIEDQLVVIAETLRKMEEDMGWLKKTVDENCPRMPDSTEMPFLLEDSPMFKTQEGEVKENQITESPQKARKDSRQGEPSLIHNTGFRICRPVASFSWPKLPALVAATDTDEFASSPSHRPSPVLPFPFTLRSPETPTNLFDL, encoded by the exons ATGATT GAAACGATGTTCGTGAAAAGGTATCCGATCAGAGGAGCCTCCGCCGCTAAAAACCCTTCGCCGCCACCGCCATCGCACATAAGAGTGGGATCTTACTACGAAATCGATTCCTCCGTCCTCCCACTGAGATCATCGACGCCGGAGCAGCTCAAATCCATCAGAATCGTCATG gTGAACAAAGTCACGGGACGTCACGTGACTCTCCGTTACCCGAGCATGTACTCTCTCAGATCGTATTTCGATTTCGCCGGTCTAAACCGGACTAAACCGGAGAATAAGAATAAGAATAAGAAGAGTGGTGGTGGTAGTCTTCTTCCGGTTCTGGACGAGGGGTATGTGACGACGGCGGATCTAGCCGGAGACTTGCTCTACAGAAGAATCCCACCTCACGAGGTTTCTCTGAGTAGAAAGTCCTGGAGTTTCTGGGTTTCCGACGATTCTCATCCGGCGAAGGCTAGACTCTACCGCGCGATTTCGCCTGAGGGAAAGTGCTGGTCTGAGCTGAGATCGAGAGGGATGATCAAGTGGGGGAAGAGGTTGCGCGTCCGTTACCAGAGCCGCCATATTGACTGTAACAACAACAAGAGTTGTAGTAGACTCAAGGAGGAAGATGATGGGACTGGTAAGAGGAAGGTGAGTGAATCCAAGGCTGAGACTCTTGCTAAGAGGGCTAAGGTGTTTGATCAGAAGATGGATAATCAAATCGTGGTTTATAAGAGGGATGAGATTGAAAGCAGTGATCTTCGAGCTGAGAAGAGAAGATTCAACGTAtctgagaagaagaaggagaatcaGATTGTGGTTTATACGAGGAGATCAGAGAAGAGCTTTATTGACAGATGGTCTGTTGAGAG GTACAAACTTGCGGAGAAGAACATGTTAAAAGTGATGAAGGAGAAGAACGCAGTGTTTGGTAACTCCATGCTCAGGGCAGAGTTGAGGTCAGaagcaaggaagctgattggggACACGGGTCTTTTAGATCATCTGCTTAAGCACATGGCGGGGAAGGTGGCTCCTGGAGGTCAAGACCGGTTTAGGAGAAAACACAATGCAGATGGAGCTATGGAGTATTGGTTGGAGAGTTCTGATTTGGTTAACTTAAGGAAAGAAGCTGGAGTCGAAGATCCTTATTGGACACCTCCACTTGGTTGGAAGATTGGTGATAGTCCTACTCAAGATCCTGTCTGCGCTGGTGAAATCCGTGACATCAGAGAAGAATTAGCTTCCCTGAAAAG AGAGATGGAGAAACTCGCGTCAAAgaaagaggaggaggagcttGCTATCATGACTACACCTAAATCTTGTGTTACTAGTCAGAACGTGGACCATGATAGCATGATGACTCCAGCAAAG GAAATCTACGCTGATCTGCTGAAGAAGAAATCCAAAATTGAGGACCAGCTAGTGGTAATTGCAGAAACCTTGCGCAAAATGGAG GAAGACATGGGATGGCTTAAGAAAACAGTGGACGAGAACTGTCCTAGGATGCCAGACTCAACGGAGATGCCTTTTCTACTAGAGGATTCACCAATGTTTAAGACACAAGAAGGAGAAGTGAAGGAAAATCAAATCACGGAGTCACCTCAAAAAGCTAGGAAAGATAGTCGACAAGGAGAACCATCACTTATACACAACACTGGTTTCAGAATCTGCAGGCCTGTGGCGAGTTTCTCCTGGCCTAAACTGCCTGCCCTTGTTGCTGCAACTGATACTGATGAGTTTGCTTCTTCGCCGAGTCACCGACCATCTCCCGTCCTGCCTTTTCCATTCACCCTCCGTTCCCCAGAAACTCCAACAAATCTCTTTGACCTTTAA
- the LOC103852155 gene encoding protein DYAD isoform X2 — MFVKRYPIRGASAAKNPSPPPPSHIRVGSYYEIDSSVLPLRSSTPEQLKSIRIVMVVKPHVVSFSPHVFSKTDLFIYFFFFAQVNKVTGRHVTLRYPSMYSLRSYFDFAGLNRTKPENKNKNKKSGGGSLLPVLDEGYVTTADLAGDLLYRRIPPHEVSLSRKSWSFWVSDDSHPAKARLYRAISPEGKCWSELRSRGMIKWGKRLRVRYQSRHIDCNNNKSCSRLKEEDDGTGKRKVSESKAETLAKRAKVFDQKMDNQIVVYKRDEIESSDLRAEKRRFNVSEKKKENQIVVYTRRSEKSFIDRWSVERYKLAEKNMLKVMKEKNAVFGNSMLRAELRSEARKLIGDTGLLDHLLKHMAGKVAPGGQDRFRRKHNADGAMEYWLESSDLVNLRKEAGVEDPYWTPPLGWKIGDSPTQDPVCAGEIRDIREELASLKREMEKLASKKEEEELAIMTTPKSCVTSQNVDHDSMMTPAKEIYADLLKKKSKIEDQLVVIAETLRKMEEDMGWLKKTVDENCPRMPDSTEMPFLLEDSPMFKTQEGEVKENQITESPQKARKDSRQGEPSLIHNTGFRICRPVASFSWPKLPALVAATDTDEFASSPSHRPSPVLPFPFTLRSPETPTNLFDL, encoded by the exons ATGTTCGTGAAAAGGTATCCGATCAGAGGAGCCTCCGCCGCTAAAAACCCTTCGCCGCCACCGCCATCGCACATAAGAGTGGGATCTTACTACGAAATCGATTCCTCCGTCCTCCCACTGAGATCATCGACGCCGGAGCAGCTCAAATCCATCAGAATCGTCATGGTAGTAAAACCTCACGTTGTTTCCTTCTCTCCTCACGTTTTCTCAAAgactgatttatttatttatttttttttttttgctcaggTGAACAAAGTCACGGGACGTCACGTGACTCTCCGTTACCCGAGCATGTACTCTCTCAGATCGTATTTCGATTTCGCCGGTCTAAACCGGACTAAACCGGAGAATAAGAATAAGAATAAGAAGAGTGGTGGTGGTAGTCTTCTTCCGGTTCTGGACGAGGGGTATGTGACGACGGCGGATCTAGCCGGAGACTTGCTCTACAGAAGAATCCCACCTCACGAGGTTTCTCTGAGTAGAAAGTCCTGGAGTTTCTGGGTTTCCGACGATTCTCATCCGGCGAAGGCTAGACTCTACCGCGCGATTTCGCCTGAGGGAAAGTGCTGGTCTGAGCTGAGATCGAGAGGGATGATCAAGTGGGGGAAGAGGTTGCGCGTCCGTTACCAGAGCCGCCATATTGACTGTAACAACAACAAGAGTTGTAGTAGACTCAAGGAGGAAGATGATGGGACTGGTAAGAGGAAGGTGAGTGAATCCAAGGCTGAGACTCTTGCTAAGAGGGCTAAGGTGTTTGATCAGAAGATGGATAATCAAATCGTGGTTTATAAGAGGGATGAGATTGAAAGCAGTGATCTTCGAGCTGAGAAGAGAAGATTCAACGTAtctgagaagaagaaggagaatcaGATTGTGGTTTATACGAGGAGATCAGAGAAGAGCTTTATTGACAGATGGTCTGTTGAGAG GTACAAACTTGCGGAGAAGAACATGTTAAAAGTGATGAAGGAGAAGAACGCAGTGTTTGGTAACTCCATGCTCAGGGCAGAGTTGAGGTCAGaagcaaggaagctgattggggACACGGGTCTTTTAGATCATCTGCTTAAGCACATGGCGGGGAAGGTGGCTCCTGGAGGTCAAGACCGGTTTAGGAGAAAACACAATGCAGATGGAGCTATGGAGTATTGGTTGGAGAGTTCTGATTTGGTTAACTTAAGGAAAGAAGCTGGAGTCGAAGATCCTTATTGGACACCTCCACTTGGTTGGAAGATTGGTGATAGTCCTACTCAAGATCCTGTCTGCGCTGGTGAAATCCGTGACATCAGAGAAGAATTAGCTTCCCTGAAAAG AGAGATGGAGAAACTCGCGTCAAAgaaagaggaggaggagcttGCTATCATGACTACACCTAAATCTTGTGTTACTAGTCAGAACGTGGACCATGATAGCATGATGACTCCAGCAAAG GAAATCTACGCTGATCTGCTGAAGAAGAAATCCAAAATTGAGGACCAGCTAGTGGTAATTGCAGAAACCTTGCGCAAAATGGAG GAAGACATGGGATGGCTTAAGAAAACAGTGGACGAGAACTGTCCTAGGATGCCAGACTCAACGGAGATGCCTTTTCTACTAGAGGATTCACCAATGTTTAAGACACAAGAAGGAGAAGTGAAGGAAAATCAAATCACGGAGTCACCTCAAAAAGCTAGGAAAGATAGTCGACAAGGAGAACCATCACTTATACACAACACTGGTTTCAGAATCTGCAGGCCTGTGGCGAGTTTCTCCTGGCCTAAACTGCCTGCCCTTGTTGCTGCAACTGATACTGATGAGTTTGCTTCTTCGCCGAGTCACCGACCATCTCCCGTCCTGCCTTTTCCATTCACCCTCCGTTCCCCAGAAACTCCAACAAATCTCTTTGACCTTTAA